One genomic window of Candidatus Nitrosopumilus sediminis includes the following:
- a CDS encoding 50S ribosomal protein L32e, whose protein sequence is MTINKDLLAKREEAKENKPDFVRPESWRYVRLQTNWRKPKGIDHHQRKQKSRGRPGLVKVGYGGPKDARGLHPSGFTDNLVYNLNDLEKLDPKKDGVRFGHGVGTKKRKEIIVKAIEQKFKIFNARVSASGSKS, encoded by the coding sequence ATGACGATCAACAAGGATCTACTTGCAAAGAGAGAAGAGGCTAAAGAAAACAAGCCAGACTTTGTAAGACCAGAGAGTTGGCGTTATGTTAGATTACAAACCAATTGGAGAAAGCCAAAAGGTATTGATCACCACCAAAGAAAACAAAAGAGCAGAGGCCGTCCAGGTCTAGTCAAAGTAGGATATGGTGGACCAAAAGATGCAAGAGGATTACATCCATCAGGATTTACAGATAATCTAGTTTACAACTTGAATGATTTAGAAAAGTTAGACCCAAAGAAAGACGGAGTCAGATTTGGACACGGTGTGGGCACTAAAAAGAGAAAAGAAATTATCGTAAAAGCAATTGAACAAAAATTCAAAATATTTAACGCAAGAGTGAGTGCAAGTGGTAGTAAATCTTAA
- a CDS encoding TIGR00341 family protein — translation MRKIEVICYDQQSQSIEFTLKKYKIPFHSELTMSDNQKLLRYTAICPDSLANGLTDELNKIIDTRTKDLYVTSFVIEATLSDYISNYIKELETKQVKVKKKKLIEEYESIIEPSVKFNRNLLFMIIIAASVAVVGLFANNASLVIGAMLISPLLGPLSAFSFSTAVGKTDKMFKSFISGLALLSAVIGTGALLTLIALQFTDLPLTNEILSRTEMSPVFLAVAIALGLAGGIALSTNIPGILVGVAIAAALVPPATVAGIGIALWDFDIFFSAFTLTAANIIGLVLGMMVVFFVGGVTPRKFYEKEKAQKHMIVTISIFIGLSILLGFLSLKPEI, via the coding sequence TTGAGAAAGATTGAGGTAATCTGTTATGATCAGCAAAGCCAAAGCATCGAATTCACTTTAAAAAAATACAAGATTCCGTTTCATTCGGAATTGACAATGTCAGATAATCAAAAATTGCTACGATACACTGCAATCTGTCCTGACTCGTTGGCAAATGGATTAACCGATGAATTAAATAAAATCATAGACACCAGAACAAAAGATCTCTATGTCACAAGTTTTGTAATCGAAGCTACGCTATCTGATTACATTTCAAACTATATCAAAGAACTTGAAACAAAACAAGTCAAAGTAAAAAAGAAAAAACTAATTGAAGAATACGAATCCATAATTGAACCAAGCGTAAAATTTAACAGAAATCTACTTTTCATGATTATCATTGCTGCAAGCGTTGCAGTTGTGGGGTTGTTTGCAAATAATGCTTCATTGGTTATTGGCGCAATGCTGATTTCTCCATTATTAGGACCACTTTCCGCTTTTTCATTTAGCACTGCAGTTGGCAAAACAGACAAAATGTTCAAGTCATTTATTTCAGGACTTGCTCTATTATCGGCAGTAATTGGTACAGGTGCACTGTTAACACTAATTGCACTTCAGTTTACGGATCTGCCGTTAACAAACGAAATTTTATCAAGAACTGAAATGTCTCCGGTGTTCTTGGCAGTTGCAATTGCACTTGGATTGGCAGGTGGAATTGCACTTTCTACAAACATTCCTGGAATTCTTGTAGGTGTAGCTATTGCAGCTGCTTTAGTACCTCCTGCAACTGTTGCAGGTATCGGAATCGCGTTATGGGATTTTGATATTTTCTTTAGTGCGTTTACACTTACTGCGGCAAATATTATAGGATTAGTTTTAGGTATGATGGTTGTCTTTTTCGTTGGTGGGGTTACTCCAAGAAAGTTCTACGAAAAAGAAAAGGCCCAAAAACATATGATAGTTACAATATCTATTTTCATTGGGCTGAGTATTTTGCTAGGATTTTTGTCTTTAAAGCCGGAAATCTAA
- the rpl12p gene encoding 50S ribosomal protein P1, producing MEYVYAALLLHKLDKEVNEANLTSVVKASGAEVNEAQVKSLVAALADVNIDEAVKAAPVAVAAAAAPAADAAAAPAKEEKKEEPKNEEAAMEGLSSLFG from the coding sequence ATGGAATATGTTTACGCTGCTTTACTTCTTCATAAACTAGACAAAGAAGTTAACGAGGCAAACCTCACATCAGTTGTCAAAGCATCTGGTGCTGAAGTAAATGAAGCCCAAGTTAAATCTCTAGTCGCAGCCTTAGCCGATGTTAACATCGATGAGGCAGTTAAAGCCGCACCAGTAGCAGTTGCAGCAGCCGCAGCACCGGCAGCAGACGCAGCAGCAGCACCGGCAAAAGAGGAGAAGAAAGAAGAACCTAAAAACGAAGAAGCAGCCATGGAAGGATTGTCTTCCTTATTTGGCTAA
- a CDS encoding 50S ribosomal protein L10: MHENRTSYPKRKTQMYQQLLELPKKYKVVSIIQMRKVRSTQILPLRKTLKGQVEFVCVKDKVAVKALETLDVPGIKDLIDDLKGQIMFIFTDMSPFKLNVLLAKNKIMMAARGGDVASVDIVVPAKNTGIAPGPMLTEFKEAGIPTKIDQGTIWIAKDSTPVEKGGVINEKLASILGKLDIKPVEAGISLYSALEDGLKYAEAEMVIDVEKIRDSFAQAHQEAVSLSIEAAYVTADNISQILGKASQYARSLSIESGFMTDETKEQILQKADAQAKAVASQAKDYTPA, encoded by the coding sequence TTGCATGAAAATAGAACTTCTTATCCTAAAAGAAAAACCCAGATGTACCAACAACTACTAGAGCTACCAAAAAAATACAAAGTTGTATCAATTATCCAGATGAGAAAAGTTCGTTCAACTCAAATTTTACCATTAAGAAAAACACTCAAGGGTCAAGTGGAATTTGTCTGTGTCAAAGATAAAGTTGCAGTAAAAGCACTTGAGACATTAGACGTTCCAGGAATCAAAGACCTGATTGATGATTTGAAAGGTCAGATAATGTTCATATTTACAGACATGTCACCATTCAAGCTAAACGTTCTTCTTGCCAAAAACAAGATCATGATGGCAGCAAGAGGCGGAGATGTTGCAAGTGTCGACATTGTAGTCCCTGCAAAAAATACGGGAATTGCACCAGGACCAATGCTTACTGAATTCAAAGAGGCAGGAATCCCAACAAAGATTGATCAAGGAACAATTTGGATTGCAAAGGACAGTACTCCAGTTGAAAAAGGAGGAGTAATCAATGAAAAATTAGCATCAATTCTAGGTAAATTAGATATCAAGCCAGTAGAGGCAGGAATTTCACTTTATTCAGCATTAGAAGACGGCCTAAAGTATGCAGAAGCAGAAATGGTAATCGATGTTGAGAAGATTAGAGATTCTTTTGCACAAGCACACCAAGAAGCAGTATCATTGTCAATCGAGGCAGCATACGTTACTGCAGACAACATCTCACAAATACTTGGCAAAGCATCACAATATGCCCGCTCTTTGTCTATCGAATCTGGATTCATGACAGATGAGACAAAAGAGCAAATCTTGCAAAAAGCAGATGCACAAGCAAAAGCAGTTGCAAGTCAAGCAAAAGACTACACACCTGCATAA
- a CDS encoding transcription elongation factor Spt5 — MSEEIKSHLFAIRTTGGQEKVVMRLLEAKANANQINIQSVFWVSDLKGYVVIEAVNPSDAYLAVEGVRHIRGQLRGELEFKDIEGYLIKKSTVSQLTVDDVVEITGGPFKGMKATITRIDVDKEEATVVLLDASYQLPVTVDANYLKLSSEA, encoded by the coding sequence ATGTCAGAAGAAATCAAATCACATTTGTTTGCAATAAGAACCACAGGAGGACAAGAAAAAGTGGTAATGAGGTTATTAGAAGCTAAAGCCAATGCAAATCAGATCAACATTCAATCCGTATTTTGGGTAAGTGATCTAAAAGGCTATGTCGTCATTGAAGCAGTCAATCCAAGTGATGCATACTTGGCAGTAGAAGGTGTAAGGCACATCAGAGGTCAATTAAGAGGAGAATTGGAATTCAAAGACATTGAAGGATATCTAATCAAGAAATCAACAGTTTCACAATTAACAGTCGATGATGTAGTAGAGATTACAGGAGGTCCATTCAAGGGAATGAAGGCAACAATTACGAGAATTGATGTCGACAAGGAAGAGGCAACTGTAGTGCTACTAGATGCATCATACCAATTACCAGTCACAGTAGACGCAAACTATCTAAAGCTGTCTAGTGAGGCTTAG
- the pckA gene encoding phosphoenolpyruvate carboxykinase (ATP), with product MTQVLGTAATEKFSSQLTAFGIKPSKVHRNLSVDEMVRLAVERKEGVVNSTGSLSVNTGKYTGRSPDDRFIVYDDKTHDTVDWGPINHQFPTGKFEKLFEKMRAFVDNKELFVFDGFVGADPETRLPIRVINDHVWQSMFASNLFIRPTSEELEKHEPEFTILCINDFFADPEVDGTRTDVFILIDLTRKIVLIGGTEYAGEMKKSMFGVMNFLLPERGIFPMHCSANIGEKGDTALFFGLSGTGKTTLSADPNRKLIGDDEHGWSDNGTFNFEGGCYAKCINLSQEAEPEIWNAIKPGALLENVVLKDNVPDYDDNTLTENTRVGYPLDFIPGAVIPSVGGNPRVIVFLTADALGVLPPVSRLTREGAMYHFMSGYTSKLAGTERGIKEPKSVFSQCFGAPFMPRPASVYAKLLGEKIKKHNTVVYLINTGWSGGPYGVGKRIKIKYSRAMVTAALSGALDIVKYRHDDLFNLDIPTEVEGVPSEILDPKHTWIDKDAYDLSAKKLAQMFVENFKKFENVSPEIIEAGPKHKL from the coding sequence CTGACCCAAGTATTAGGTACTGCTGCAACTGAGAAATTTTCTTCACAATTAACCGCCTTTGGAATCAAACCATCCAAAGTCCACAGAAACCTAAGCGTGGATGAGATGGTCCGATTGGCAGTAGAGCGAAAGGAGGGCGTTGTAAATTCAACAGGCTCATTATCAGTAAATACTGGAAAATATACAGGCAGATCCCCTGATGACCGATTCATCGTATATGATGATAAGACTCATGACACTGTAGATTGGGGGCCAATCAACCACCAATTCCCAACTGGCAAATTTGAAAAACTCTTTGAAAAAATGAGAGCCTTTGTTGATAACAAGGAACTCTTTGTCTTTGATGGCTTTGTAGGTGCTGATCCTGAAACTCGTTTGCCAATCAGAGTAATCAATGACCATGTATGGCAAAGCATGTTTGCAAGTAACTTGTTTATCAGACCTACTTCGGAAGAATTAGAAAAGCATGAACCTGAATTTACTATTTTGTGCATCAATGATTTCTTTGCAGACCCTGAAGTTGATGGAACTAGAACTGATGTCTTTATACTAATTGATTTGACAAGAAAAATTGTTTTGATTGGCGGAACCGAGTATGCCGGCGAGATGAAAAAATCAATGTTTGGTGTGATGAACTTTCTGTTACCTGAACGCGGCATCTTCCCAATGCACTGTTCTGCAAACATTGGTGAGAAAGGCGACACTGCTTTGTTCTTTGGATTATCCGGCACTGGTAAAACAACTCTTTCTGCAGATCCTAACAGAAAATTAATTGGTGATGATGAACATGGGTGGTCTGACAATGGGACATTTAATTTTGAAGGGGGCTGCTATGCAAAATGTATCAACCTCAGCCAAGAAGCAGAACCTGAAATTTGGAATGCAATCAAACCCGGCGCACTTTTAGAAAATGTTGTGCTAAAAGACAATGTCCCAGACTATGATGACAACACATTGACAGAAAATACTCGTGTTGGATATCCTCTAGACTTTATCCCCGGAGCTGTAATTCCAAGTGTCGGTGGAAATCCTAGAGTTATTGTATTTTTGACAGCAGATGCATTGGGGGTATTGCCACCTGTTTCAAGACTTACCCGAGAAGGGGCAATGTATCATTTCATGTCCGGATATACTAGTAAGTTGGCAGGAACTGAAAGAGGAATCAAGGAGCCAAAATCTGTGTTTTCTCAGTGTTTTGGAGCGCCATTCATGCCTAGACCAGCCTCAGTTTATGCAAAACTATTAGGAGAAAAAATCAAAAAACACAATACCGTAGTTTATCTCATCAATACTGGATGGTCTGGAGGACCTTACGGTGTTGGAAAAAGAATCAAAATAAAATACAGTAGGGCAATGGTTACTGCCGCTCTTTCAGGTGCACTTGATATTGTAAAATACAGACATGATGATTTGTTTAATCTAGATATTCCAACTGAAGTTGAAGGGGTGCCTTCTGAGATTTTAGATCCAAAACATACCTGGATTGACAAAGACGCCTATGATCTTTCTGCAAAGAAATTAGCTCAAATGTTTGTTGAAAACTTTAAGAAATTTGAAAATGTCTCACCTGAGATAATCGAAGCCGGTCCTAAACACAAACTATAG
- a CDS encoding trimeric intracellular cation channel family protein, which produces MVDFSFPIDGFISILDYLGTIAFAVTGASKAIAHKADIFGIIVLATVVGVGGGVTRDVIFGRFPTAFSDPIYVSLTVLVGVVMFFLFRRLQKQMNVWLVFDAVGLGVFSILGASIAYQVVGLEFLPMLFGGMITAIGGGILRDVFVREIPIVFVKEVYAIASIIGIVVFYAILSSGVDIQIASILGIVVGTGIRLLAMKFNWNLPKVRELD; this is translated from the coding sequence TTGGTTGATTTTTCTTTTCCCATAGATGGCTTTATCAGTATTCTCGATTACTTGGGTACGATAGCTTTTGCAGTTACGGGAGCTTCTAAAGCAATTGCACACAAGGCAGATATTTTTGGAATCATTGTTCTAGCTACTGTAGTTGGTGTTGGTGGTGGTGTAACACGTGATGTTATCTTTGGAAGATTTCCAACTGCCTTCTCTGATCCTATCTATGTATCATTGACAGTATTGGTTGGAGTTGTGATGTTCTTTTTGTTTAGACGACTCCAAAAACAAATGAATGTCTGGTTGGTCTTTGATGCAGTTGGGTTGGGTGTGTTTTCAATTTTGGGCGCATCAATTGCATACCAAGTGGTAGGATTAGAATTTCTTCCAATGCTCTTTGGCGGAATGATTACAGCTATCGGTGGTGGAATATTACGAGATGTCTTTGTTCGAGAGATTCCTATAGTATTTGTAAAAGAGGTGTATGCCATTGCAAGCATCATTGGAATTGTAGTGTTTTATGCAATATTATCTTCAGGTGTGGACATTCAGATTGCGTCTATACTAGGAATTGTTGTGGGAACTGGAATTAGATTATTGGCAATGAAGTTTAACTGGAATTTACCAAAGGTTAGAGAATTAGACTAG
- a CDS encoding methylated-DNA--[protein]-cysteine S-methyltransferase produces the protein MNIQEKIYKKLLEVPKGQITTYGDLAKAVGLKNGQRAVGKIMNKNPYPVIIPCHRVVMSTGKIGGYAYGEHVKTKMLNDEGIEIQNGKIVKLENVLYRF, from the coding sequence TTGAATATCCAAGAAAAGATTTACAAAAAATTACTCGAAGTACCCAAAGGACAAATCACAACTTATGGGGATTTGGCAAAAGCTGTTGGACTAAAAAATGGCCAAAGAGCTGTTGGAAAAATCATGAACAAAAATCCATATCCTGTGATCATTCCTTGCCATAGAGTTGTAATGTCTACTGGAAAAATCGGTGGATATGCATATGGAGAGCATGTCAAAACCAAGATGCTAAATGACGAAGGGATAGAAATTCAAAATGGCAAAATTGTAAAACTAGAAAATGTACTTTATAGATTCTAA
- a CDS encoding D-aminoacyl-tRNA deacylase, which translates to MELLVAYQDDPAGHNMAKYLSKEMTLKDDVFHGKYYDLLIIPTPAISADWLEEKYDYDGFIFLSKHAAESGELALTCHSTGNFSTAKFGGNDKQVAIPKPDFQKVYLQTLKKNQSKFSEFQITIEATHHGPTALTKPSIFVEIGTTEKQWNDESLCSSVASLVHQVLSQPIKEHPVAICFGGTHYPSKFTDELLDGKFALGTVIPKHTLGDLDEKLFSHIMQQNSMAKAALLDWRGLGPNKQKVLDLLKSTDLEVIKL; encoded by the coding sequence ATGGAACTACTGGTTGCATATCAAGATGACCCCGCCGGTCATAATATGGCAAAATATCTTTCAAAAGAAATGACTTTGAAAGATGATGTTTTTCATGGGAAATATTATGATCTTCTAATAATTCCTACACCTGCAATTTCTGCTGATTGGTTGGAAGAAAAATATGATTATGACGGATTTATTTTTCTCTCAAAACATGCTGCAGAATCTGGGGAACTAGCTTTGACTTGCCACAGCACTGGAAATTTCTCCACGGCAAAGTTTGGTGGAAACGATAAACAAGTTGCAATCCCAAAACCTGACTTTCAAAAAGTTTATCTTCAAACTCTAAAGAAAAACCAGTCCAAGTTCTCTGAATTTCAAATTACTATAGAGGCGACTCACCATGGACCAACTGCACTGACAAAGCCATCAATATTTGTAGAAATTGGAACTACTGAAAAACAATGGAATGATGAATCACTATGCAGTTCCGTTGCATCATTGGTTCACCAAGTACTGTCACAACCAATCAAAGAGCATCCAGTAGCAATTTGTTTTGGTGGAACTCACTATCCTTCAAAATTTACCGATGAGTTGTTAGATGGCAAGTTTGCACTTGGGACTGTCATTCCAAAACATACTCTAGGTGATCTAGATGAAAAGTTATTTTCTCATATTATGCAACAAAACAGTATGGCAAAAGCTGCACTCTTGGATTGGCGAGGACTTGGTCCAAACAAGCAGAAGGTACTTGATCTTTTAAAATCTACAGACCTTGAGGTAATCAAGCTTTGA
- a CDS encoding protein translocase SEC61 complex subunit gamma, with product MNPKQTVKNMANTMKMAKKPDRDEYSQHLRLVLLGIAGVGAIGFTIQFVFSVITFGR from the coding sequence ATGAACCCTAAGCAGACTGTCAAGAACATGGCCAACACTATGAAAATGGCCAAGAAGCCTGACAGAGATGAGTATTCACAGCATCTTAGACTTGTTTTGTTAGGAATAGCAGGAGTAGGAGCTATTGGTTTTACAATTCAGTTTGTCTTTTCGGTAATTACATTTGGTAGGTAA
- a CDS encoding 50S ribosomal protein L11, with translation MGEQKVSSLVTGGGASAGPPLGPALGPLGVNIMEVINSINEKTKDFEGMKVPVTVIVDTDTKSYDIEIGIPSAAALIMKEAGIQKGSGTSGTEWAGDVTMDSVLKVANTKLDKSYASSLKSVAKTIIGTCLALGVKVEGKTPKEITAEINEGKWDEKFQ, from the coding sequence ATGGGAGAACAAAAAGTATCATCACTTGTAACCGGCGGAGGAGCATCAGCAGGTCCACCTTTGGGTCCAGCACTAGGTCCTCTAGGAGTCAACATCATGGAAGTCATCAATTCAATTAATGAAAAGACAAAAGACTTTGAAGGAATGAAAGTTCCAGTTACAGTAATCGTTGATACGGATACAAAAAGTTATGATATCGAAATCGGAATTCCATCAGCTGCTGCACTAATCATGAAGGAAGCTGGAATTCAGAAAGGCTCAGGTACATCTGGCACTGAATGGGCAGGCGATGTTACAATGGATTCGGTACTCAAAGTCGCAAACACAAAACTAGACAAATCTTATGCTTCATCACTAAAATCAGTTGCAAAGACAATCATTGGAACATGTCTTGCATTAGGAGTCAAAGTGGAAGGAAAGACTCCAAAAGAAATCACTGCCGAAATTAACGAAGGCAAGTGGGATGAGAAATTCCAATAA
- a CDS encoding 50S ribosomal protein L1, translated as MITEAQLVDLVKEAKAATKERKFKQSVELIITFKDIDVKKGFAINEVVQLPKTSSPATVCIIATGEMNQKAKAAKADSVIGTEELEKFGTNKRESRKFINKYDFFLADTKVMPTVGKTLGQLLGPRGKMPTPVPFDASIEAFLQRFRSCIKVRTRASLSISSKIGDVTMEDSDLAINAHAVLNAIEKKLPNGEKNIKKILIKTTMGKPIKQAQEVKKKFA; from the coding sequence ATGATTACAGAGGCTCAGCTAGTTGATCTTGTAAAAGAGGCAAAAGCTGCAACAAAAGAGAGAAAATTCAAACAATCCGTAGAACTGATCATTACTTTCAAAGATATTGATGTAAAGAAAGGATTTGCAATTAACGAAGTAGTTCAATTACCAAAGACCAGCTCTCCTGCAACTGTATGTATTATTGCAACAGGAGAGATGAACCAAAAAGCAAAAGCTGCAAAAGCAGATTCAGTAATCGGAACAGAAGAGTTGGAAAAATTTGGAACTAACAAAAGAGAGTCTAGAAAATTCATTAACAAATATGATTTCTTCTTAGCAGATACCAAAGTAATGCCAACTGTCGGTAAAACTTTGGGTCAACTTTTAGGTCCAAGGGGAAAAATGCCAACACCGGTTCCGTTTGATGCATCCATTGAAGCATTCTTGCAAAGATTCAGATCATGCATCAAAGTTAGAACAAGAGCATCACTATCTATCTCATCAAAGATTGGTGATGTAACTATGGAAGATTCAGATTTGGCAATTAATGCACATGCAGTTCTCAATGCAATTGAAAAGAAATTACCAAACGGTGAGAAAAATATCAAAAAGATTTTAATTAAAACTACAATGGGCAAGCCAATCAAACAAGCACAAGAGGTTAAGAAGAAATTTGCATGA
- a CDS encoding 50S ribosomal protein L19e, whose translation MVVNLKAKKRLAARVTGVGVHRIRFDSDHLDDIADAITRENIRSLITANTIKIKSFTGTSKGRAHEKKSQKNKRGTTQGSKQGRKGARVGKKEVYVAKVRSLRRLLKIAKDRKDLTNPEFWALYKKVGGNTVRNKAHLRLLMDEIREKRKD comes from the coding sequence GTGGTAGTAAATCTTAAAGCTAAAAAAAGACTCGCAGCCAGAGTTACTGGTGTAGGTGTTCACAGAATTAGATTCGACAGTGACCATCTAGACGATATTGCAGATGCAATTACTAGAGAAAACATTCGCAGTCTGATCACAGCAAACACTATCAAAATCAAATCATTTACCGGCACTTCAAAAGGAAGAGCACATGAGAAGAAATCTCAGAAAAACAAGAGAGGTACAACTCAAGGTTCCAAACAAGGAAGAAAAGGAGCTAGAGTAGGTAAGAAAGAAGTCTATGTTGCAAAGGTTCGCTCATTGAGACGATTATTAAAAATTGCAAAAGACAGAAAAGATTTGACTAATCCAGAATTCTGGGCTCTATACAAGAAAGTCGGTGGTAACACAGTTAGAAACAAAGCCCATCTCAGACTTTTGATGGATGAGATTAGAGAAAAACGAAAAGATTAG
- a CDS encoding Lrp/AsnC family transcriptional regulator: MKLLYELTKDGSISVPTLSKKLGINASVLYSRIKRLMKKKLIKKFTIEIDDSLLGIGVKANVGINRDPKLKDSIHKKFLETPEVVSISEVTGRFDIMIQVYAKNLEALHSIVIEKIGKIEGIQNTETFVELQKTDKDPVYLIQ; encoded by the coding sequence ATGAAATTACTTTATGAATTAACTAAAGATGGCTCCATTTCTGTTCCTACCCTATCGAAAAAACTTGGAATTAATGCCTCAGTGCTGTATAGCCGAATTAAGAGACTGATGAAAAAGAAGCTCATCAAGAAATTCACCATCGAAATCGATGATTCTCTCTTGGGAATAGGAGTAAAAGCAAATGTCGGGATTAATCGAGATCCAAAACTAAAGGATTCCATCCACAAGAAATTCCTGGAGACTCCTGAGGTGGTTTCCATTTCGGAGGTCACAGGCAGGTTTGACATTATGATTCAGGTTTATGCCAAGAACCTTGAAGCACTTCACTCTATTGTAATTGAAAAAATCGGAAAAATTGAAGGCATTCAAAATACTGAGACCTTTGTAGAACTACAAAAAACCGATAAAGATCCTGTCTATCTGATTCAATAA